The Halobacterium sp. CBA1132 genome has a segment encoding these proteins:
- a CDS encoding PINc/VapC family ATPase, with protein MNIVPDTSVVVDGRISQRVEDSEERSSSSSRTSSGDGEYEGDTVYVPEAVVGEVEAQANSGRQTGWDALEELQRLVELADDGTIEVKYVGERAGEEDIQRAAAGAIDAIIRDVAMEYDARLLTSDIVQAEVAKGKGIDVEYLEPLERELGELGLERYFDEQTMSVHLKEGVVPMVKRGEVGEIEYQPAGDEELDIDTIEEYANEVVTTAKRDDDAFVELSEEGMTIAQVRDMRIAISRPPFSEAVEITAVRPIVKTTMEDYEHADELRERLLERDRGVLIAGAPGAGKSTFAQAVAEFLSDHDNVVKTMEKPRDLQVGEEVTQYTELGGEMSKTADSLLMVRPDYTIYDEVRKTDDFEVFADMRLAGVGMVGVVHATRPIDALQRLVGRVELGMIPQIVDTVVYIEEGDVETVYDVTTEVKVPEGLMEEDLARPVIQVRDFATGTPAYEIYTFNRQVVTVPLEETEEAPESGVDKLAKQEVEREIQAATRGPVEVDIRGPNEAVVYVSDDEISHVIGKGGGRISDIEERLGINIDVRTLDERTTETAGRGDDEQAGGKVVTPEVTSRHIILPLSGDRAGETVEVQADGEYLFTATVGRGGDIQVSRGSAIAEELERAIDRERTITVVPNE; from the coding sequence ATGAACATCGTGCCCGACACGAGCGTCGTCGTCGACGGCCGCATCTCTCAGCGGGTCGAAGACAGCGAGGAGCGGAGCTCCTCGAGCAGCCGGACGTCGTCCGGCGACGGCGAGTACGAGGGCGACACCGTCTACGTTCCGGAGGCGGTCGTCGGTGAGGTCGAAGCGCAGGCGAACAGCGGTCGACAGACCGGCTGGGACGCCTTGGAGGAACTGCAGCGGCTCGTCGAACTCGCCGACGACGGGACGATAGAAGTGAAGTACGTCGGCGAGCGCGCCGGCGAGGAGGACATTCAGCGCGCGGCGGCGGGCGCCATCGACGCCATCATCCGGGACGTGGCGATGGAGTACGACGCGCGCCTGCTCACCAGCGACATCGTGCAGGCGGAAGTCGCGAAGGGGAAGGGCATCGACGTGGAGTACCTCGAACCGCTCGAACGCGAACTCGGCGAACTCGGCCTCGAACGGTACTTCGACGAGCAGACGATGAGCGTCCACCTCAAGGAGGGCGTGGTGCCGATGGTCAAGCGCGGCGAGGTCGGCGAAATCGAGTACCAGCCGGCGGGCGACGAGGAACTGGACATCGACACCATCGAGGAGTACGCCAACGAAGTCGTCACGACCGCGAAACGGGACGACGACGCGTTCGTCGAGCTCTCCGAGGAGGGGATGACCATCGCGCAGGTGCGGGACATGCGCATCGCCATCTCGCGACCGCCGTTCTCGGAGGCCGTCGAAATCACGGCCGTGCGCCCCATCGTGAAGACGACGATGGAGGACTACGAGCACGCCGACGAACTCCGCGAGCGGCTGCTCGAGCGGGACCGCGGTGTGCTCATCGCGGGCGCGCCGGGCGCCGGGAAGTCGACGTTCGCGCAAGCGGTCGCGGAGTTCCTCTCCGACCACGACAACGTCGTGAAGACAATGGAGAAGCCCCGCGACCTGCAGGTCGGCGAGGAGGTCACCCAGTACACGGAGCTGGGCGGCGAGATGTCCAAGACCGCCGACTCGCTGCTGATGGTGCGGCCCGACTACACCATCTACGACGAGGTGCGGAAGACCGACGACTTCGAGGTGTTCGCGGACATGCGGCTGGCGGGCGTCGGGATGGTCGGCGTCGTCCACGCCACGCGCCCCATCGACGCGCTCCAGCGGCTCGTCGGCCGCGTCGAGTTGGGGATGATTCCGCAAATCGTGGACACCGTCGTCTACATCGAGGAGGGCGACGTGGAGACCGTCTACGACGTGACGACGGAGGTGAAGGTACCCGAGGGTCTCATGGAGGAGGACCTCGCGCGCCCGGTCATCCAAGTGCGTGACTTCGCGACCGGGACGCCCGCCTACGAGATTTACACGTTCAACCGGCAGGTCGTCACGGTCCCACTCGAGGAGACCGAGGAGGCCCCCGAGTCCGGCGTCGACAAACTCGCGAAACAGGAGGTCGAACGCGAGATTCAGGCCGCGACCCGTGGCCCCGTGGAGGTGGACATCCGCGGCCCGAACGAGGCCGTGGTGTACGTCTCCGACGACGAGATCAGCCACGTCATCGGGAAGGGCGGCGGCCGCATCTCGGACATCGAGGAGCGCCTCGGCATCAACATCGACGTGCGCACGCTCGACGAGCGCACCACGGAGACCGCGGGCCGCGGTGACGACGAGCAGGCGGGCGGGAAAGTCGTGACGCCGGAGGTCACCTCCCGCCACATCATCCTGCCGCTGTCCGGCGACCGCGCGGGCGAGACCGTGGAAGTGCAGGCCGACGGCGAGTACCTGTTCACGGCGACAGTCGGCCGCGGCGGCGACATCCAGGTCTCGCGAGGGTCGGCCATCGCGGAGGAGTTAGAGCGCGCCATCGACCGCGAGCGGACGATTACGGTCGTGCCGAACGAGTAA
- a CDS encoding HVO_0416 family zinc finger protein → MSSASPPDDDTLLDEFLEDRGHETQTWEESYNKKQCPECGGLHDGNARTCTVCGWSPT, encoded by the coding sequence ATGTCGAGCGCATCGCCTCCGGACGACGACACGCTTCTGGACGAATTCCTCGAAGACCGCGGCCACGAGACACAGACGTGGGAGGAGAGCTATAACAAGAAGCAGTGTCCGGAGTGCGGTGGGCTCCACGACGGCAACGCGCGAACCTGCACAGTGTGTGGGTGGTCGCCGACGTAG
- a CDS encoding winged helix-turn-helix domain-containing protein, translating to MAEDDSVLEDLPPSAKLVYKVLEYDGPLTQKRIVEETMLSARTVRYALERLEDRGVVDEDIYFADARQSLYQLTREKESEDASADAEAA from the coding sequence ATGGCTGAAGACGACAGTGTGCTGGAGGACCTCCCGCCGAGCGCCAAGCTCGTCTACAAGGTGCTCGAGTACGACGGCCCCCTCACGCAGAAGCGAATCGTCGAGGAAACCATGCTCTCCGCGCGAACCGTCCGGTACGCGCTCGAACGGCTCGAAGACCGCGGGGTCGTCGACGAGGACATCTACTTCGCCGACGCCCGGCAGAGCCTCTACCAGTTGACCCGCGAGAAGGAAAGCGAGGACGCGTCCGCCGACGCCGAAGCCGCCTGA
- a CDS encoding M20 family metallopeptidase, whose protein sequence is MGELRDLTERLVSIPSHDDETAAGDAIASWLREETDADVERDDAGNVIAWRNPDADGDSLALVGHHDVVPPDESQVDDGVATQSQRDGGGETAAGEYVVYEDEGRLYGRGTADMKGAVAAMLLAFRDADPEAPLAFASFAGEELGGVGAQHAIDDGFAPDYAVVGEGSTGYSESGVLDVAVAHKGRRAITVTAEGEAAHASEVGEGVNAVYRACDAVDVLRDVDAPDADVLGQHLSGSVAVTEIEGGSAWNVIPESCAVTVDERTVPGERADVGAVEAVDGVSWTVDQDLPPMACDDSAFANSVLDAVQGVQDGDGEHVAKPHATDAGWLAAAGTTCLVCGPAERGEAHTADESVSLDVLARCRRVYGRVAGAWPA, encoded by the coding sequence ATGGGCGAACTCCGCGACCTCACGGAACGCCTCGTGTCGATTCCGAGCCACGACGACGAGACTGCCGCTGGCGACGCCATCGCGTCGTGGCTCCGCGAGGAGACCGACGCCGACGTGGAGCGCGACGACGCCGGGAACGTCATCGCGTGGCGCAACCCGGACGCTGACGGTGACAGCCTCGCGCTCGTCGGCCACCACGATGTCGTGCCGCCGGACGAATCCCAGGTGGACGACGGCGTTGCGACGCAGTCGCAACGAGACGGAGGCGGTGAAACCGCCGCTGGCGAGTACGTCGTCTACGAGGACGAGGGCCGCCTCTACGGCCGCGGCACGGCAGACATGAAGGGCGCGGTCGCCGCGATGCTGCTGGCGTTCCGGGACGCAGACCCGGAGGCTCCGCTCGCGTTCGCGTCGTTCGCCGGCGAGGAGTTGGGCGGCGTGGGCGCCCAGCACGCCATCGACGACGGCTTCGCGCCCGACTACGCCGTCGTCGGCGAGGGGTCGACGGGGTACTCCGAGTCGGGCGTACTCGACGTCGCCGTCGCGCACAAGGGTCGCCGTGCGATCACCGTCACCGCCGAGGGAGAGGCCGCCCACGCCAGCGAGGTCGGCGAGGGCGTCAACGCCGTCTATCGCGCCTGCGACGCCGTGGACGTGCTCCGTGACGTGGACGCGCCCGACGCGGACGTGCTCGGCCAACACCTCTCGGGGAGCGTCGCGGTCACGGAAATCGAGGGCGGGTCGGCGTGGAACGTGATTCCCGAGTCCTGTGCAGTTACGGTGGACGAGCGCACTGTTCCGGGCGAGCGTGCGGACGTCGGCGCGGTCGAAGCCGTCGACGGCGTCTCGTGGACGGTCGACCAGGACCTCCCGCCGATGGCCTGCGACGACTCCGCGTTCGCCAACAGCGTCCTCGACGCCGTGCAGGGCGTACAGGACGGCGACGGCGAGCACGTCGCGAAGCCTCACGCGACTGACGCGGGCTGGCTCGCGGCCGCTGGGACGACGTGTTTGGTCTGCGGGCCGGCCGAACGCGGTGAAGCGCACACCGCCGACGAGAGCGTCTCGCTGGACGTGCTCGCGCGCTGCCGCCGCGTCTACGGTCGCGTCGCGGGTGCGTGGCCGGCCTGA
- a CDS encoding carboxypeptidase M32: protein MSTQATEEAPDAYEALLDHYEQLSNVNAANSLLSWDQEVMMPEGGTPARSKQKSALSELSHDLLTEEQVGEWLAELEDADLTDEQASVVREIRRQYERADRVPGDLVAEISETTSAALPKWKEAREEDDFSIFAPILEDLIELKKEYAEHIDPDKPAYEVLFADYEPYLDLDTAERVLERLREELVPLIEDVRESDAELADPFQGNFDVDTQEDLARDVLDTLGYDFEHGRVDTAPHPFSTGNQFDARVTTRFSEDDPVDALMSTIHEFGHARYTLGLPREQYGNPLGESRDLTVHESQSRLWENHVGRSRVFWEKFLPAMKERFPQIEDATPEEAYEAANEVYEDNLIRVEADELTYHMHIIVRFEIERELIEGDLDVEDVPERWNDKYEEYLGIRPDTDAEGCLQDIHWSHGSFGYFPTYSLGSVLAAQIYDALEADVGDVDEKVRNGNFDVIADWLEANVHQHGARYTTPELVEEATGEAYNADHFVDYVTEKYTGLYDL from the coding sequence ATGTCGACGCAGGCCACTGAAGAGGCCCCCGACGCCTACGAGGCGCTCCTCGACCACTACGAACAGCTCTCGAACGTCAACGCCGCGAACAGCCTGCTCTCCTGGGACCAGGAAGTGATGATGCCCGAGGGCGGCACGCCCGCCCGCTCGAAGCAGAAATCCGCGCTCTCGGAGCTGTCCCACGACCTGCTCACCGAGGAACAGGTCGGCGAGTGGCTGGCCGAACTCGAGGACGCCGACCTCACCGACGAACAGGCGTCCGTCGTCCGGGAGATTCGACGCCAGTACGAGCGCGCCGACCGCGTGCCCGGCGACCTCGTCGCGGAAATCTCGGAGACGACCTCCGCGGCGCTCCCGAAGTGGAAGGAGGCCCGCGAGGAGGACGACTTCTCCATCTTCGCGCCGATTCTCGAGGACCTCATCGAACTGAAGAAGGAGTACGCCGAGCACATCGACCCCGACAAGCCCGCCTACGAGGTGCTGTTCGCGGACTACGAGCCGTACCTCGACCTCGACACCGCCGAGCGCGTGCTCGAACGCCTCCGCGAGGAACTCGTGCCGCTCATCGAGGACGTCCGCGAGAGCGACGCGGAACTCGCGGACCCCTTCCAAGGCAACTTCGACGTGGACACGCAGGAGGACCTCGCGCGCGACGTGCTGGACACGCTCGGGTACGACTTCGAGCACGGCCGCGTCGACACCGCGCCGCACCCGTTCTCCACCGGGAACCAGTTCGACGCGCGCGTCACCACGCGATTCAGCGAGGACGACCCTGTGGACGCGTTGATGTCGACGATTCACGAGTTCGGGCACGCCCGCTACACGCTCGGTCTACCCCGGGAGCAGTACGGTAACCCGCTCGGGGAGTCCCGCGACCTCACCGTTCACGAGTCCCAGAGCCGCCTCTGGGAGAATCACGTCGGGCGCTCGCGGGTGTTCTGGGAGAAGTTCCTGCCCGCGATGAAAGAGCGCTTCCCGCAAATCGAGGACGCCACCCCCGAGGAGGCGTACGAGGCCGCCAACGAGGTGTACGAGGACAACCTCATCCGGGTCGAAGCGGACGAGCTCACCTACCACATGCACATCATCGTGCGCTTCGAAATCGAGCGCGAACTCATCGAGGGCGACCTCGACGTCGAGGACGTGCCCGAGCGCTGGAACGACAAGTACGAGGAGTACCTCGGTATCCGCCCCGACACCGACGCGGAGGGCTGCCTGCAGGACATCCACTGGAGCCACGGCTCGTTCGGCTACTTCCCGACGTACTCGCTGGGGAGCGTGCTCGCCGCCCAGATTTACGACGCGCTCGAAGCCGACGTCGGCGATGTCGACGAGAAGGTGCGCAACGGGAACTTCGACGTCATCGCCGACTGGCTCGAAGCGAACGTCCACCAGCACGGCGCGCGCTACACGACGCCCGAACTCGTCGAGGAGGCGACCGGCGAGGCGTACAACGCCGACCACTTCGTCGACTACGTCACCGAGAAGTACACCGGACTGTACGACCTCTGA
- a CDS encoding zinc-dependent alcohol dehydrogenase family protein, which translates to MRAAIYRGPGDIAVEDVPKPEVESPSDAVIRVTHTAVCGSDLWFYRGDSDREEGSRVGHEPMGIVEEVGEDVTSVQPGDRVLAPFAISCGECEFCRKGLYTSCVEDESWSGENGGGQGEYVKCPHADGTLVRVPDRYADDEDTLESLLPLTDVMGTGHHAAVSAGVGEGDTAVVIGDGAVGLCGVLAAQRLGAERVIAMGHHEDRLALAEEFGATDTISARGDEAIERATELTHGGANHVMECVGAASAMDTAIAVARPGGTVGYVGVPYGVTEEGLDVFTMFSDNITLNGGVAPVRAYAEELMDDVLQGTLDPSPIFTKTVDLEDVDEGYRAMDEREAIKVLVKA; encoded by the coding sequence ATGCGCGCAGCAATCTATCGGGGTCCCGGCGACATCGCCGTCGAGGACGTCCCGAAGCCGGAAGTCGAGTCGCCCAGCGACGCCGTCATCCGAGTCACACACACCGCTGTCTGCGGGTCTGACCTCTGGTTCTACCGGGGGGACAGCGACCGCGAGGAGGGGTCGCGCGTCGGCCACGAGCCGATGGGTATCGTCGAGGAAGTCGGCGAGGACGTGACCTCCGTCCAGCCCGGTGACCGCGTGCTCGCGCCGTTCGCCATTTCGTGTGGGGAGTGCGAGTTCTGCCGGAAGGGCCTGTACACGTCCTGCGTCGAAGACGAGTCGTGGAGCGGCGAGAACGGCGGCGGGCAGGGCGAGTACGTGAAGTGCCCGCACGCGGACGGCACGCTCGTTCGGGTGCCCGACCGCTACGCCGACGACGAGGACACGCTCGAATCCCTGCTGCCGCTGACGGACGTGATGGGTACGGGCCACCACGCCGCGGTCAGCGCGGGCGTCGGCGAGGGCGACACGGCCGTCGTCATCGGGGACGGCGCGGTCGGCCTGTGCGGCGTGCTCGCCGCCCAGCGCCTCGGCGCGGAGCGCGTCATCGCGATGGGCCACCACGAGGACCGCCTGGCACTCGCCGAGGAGTTCGGCGCCACGGACACTATCTCCGCCCGCGGCGACGAGGCAATCGAGCGCGCGACGGAACTCACGCACGGCGGCGCGAACCACGTCATGGAGTGCGTCGGCGCGGCGTCCGCGATGGACACCGCTATCGCCGTCGCTCGTCCCGGCGGCACCGTCGGCTACGTCGGCGTGCCGTACGGCGTCACCGAGGAGGGACTGGACGTGTTCACGATGTTCAGCGACAACATCACGCTGAACGGCGGCGTCGCGCCGGTCCGCGCGTACGCGGAGGAACTGATGGACGATGTCCTGCAGGGAACGCTGGACCCGTCGCCAATCTTCACGAAGACCGTCGACCTCGAAGACGTGGACGAGGGCTACCGCGCGATGGACGAGCGCGAGGCCATCAAGGTGCTCGTGAAGGCCTGA